The genome window CGACGGCCTTGACTTGTCCGGAGACCAGCGCCTGAATGGTTGCGGCGTCGTCGTCGAAGCGGCGGATGGTGGCCGTCGACCCCATCGCGTCGGTAATGGCCTTGTCCTGCGAGCTGGACTTCGGCACGCCGATTTCCCAGCCGGCAACATCGGCAGGCGTTTTTGCGCTATCGGCCTTTGCCGCATAAAGTGAGATCGTGTTCGCCGCGTATGGCTTGCTGTACTGGATTGATTTGGCGCGCTCTTCCGTCATGGCCATGGTGGCGAACAGGATGTCGACCTTGCCGGTGGTCAGGGCCGGAATGCGGTTGGCGACGGCAAGCGGTTGGAACTGGACCTTAACTCCGAGCTCCTTGGCGAAGAGTGTCGCGACATCGGCGTCGAATCCGTCCTGCTTGCCGCTCGTGTTGACGAAGCCCCATGGCGCGTTGTCGCCCTGAATGCCGACGACGATCG of Rhizobium sp. BT04 contains these proteins:
- a CDS encoding transporter substrate-binding domain-containing protein — translated: MYSNRRQILGMALATAAFATVGAAAASAATVEEIKAKGTIVVGIQGDNAPWGFVNTSGKQDGFDADVATLFAKELGVKVQFQPLAVANRIPALTTGKVDILFATMAMTEERAKSIQYSKPYAANTISLYAAKADSAKTPADVAGWEIGVPKSSSQDKAITDAMGSTATIRRFDDDAATIQALVSGQVKAVGGNMFYGQRLDAASAGTYERKIDFLTTYNGVGTRLGEKDWNEAVNAFLDKIKANGELAAITKKWMNIDLPTFPESIPNIPFTVK